A portion of the Bacteroidota bacterium genome contains these proteins:
- a CDS encoding DUF4290 domain-containing protein, which produces MTKHEKIVDRQVGRNAELFARSITELETPEQRYPYLRILISIVEQAHPEWNQAPQKDRQMGQMISKMSNDLLDVDEVAEVVRVRDEERGFFYD; this is translated from the coding sequence ATGACTAAGCACGAGAAAATTGTAGATCGACAGGTCGGCCGCAATGCCGAATTGTTTGCCCGGTCTATCACTGAACTCGAAACTCCTGAGCAACGTTACCCTTACCTCCGCATCCTGATCAGCATCGTTGAGCAGGCCCATCCTGAATGGAACCAGGCGCCACAGAAAGACCGCCAGATGGGCCAGATGATCTCAAAGATGAGCAATGATTTGCTCGATGTTGACGAAGTTGCCGAGGTAGTCCGTGTGCGTGATGAGGAGCGTGGGTTCTTTTACGATTGA
- the ruvC gene encoding crossover junction endodeoxyribonuclease RuvC, which translates to MRILGIDPGSRVTGYGVIDVVKGKETLVEYGALKLDATKSHEVRLKQIYDRLAQVVVRCKPDESAIEMPIYGKNPQAMLKLGRAQAAAMLAALNREVSIVQYTPKEVKLSVCGSGNAAKEQVWFMVRSILDIKEAGPSGASAFDATDALAVAICHAHRRNKPGASQHKDWASFIRDNPDRLAG; encoded by the coding sequence ATGCGCATACTCGGCATTGATCCAGGCTCACGCGTAACAGGATACGGCGTCATCGACGTTGTGAAGGGGAAAGAAACGCTGGTGGAGTATGGCGCGCTTAAGCTCGATGCTACGAAAAGCCACGAAGTGCGGCTGAAGCAAATCTATGACAGGCTGGCGCAGGTGGTTGTGCGTTGCAAGCCGGATGAAAGTGCAATTGAAATGCCTATCTATGGTAAAAACCCGCAGGCGATGCTGAAACTTGGGCGTGCACAGGCTGCCGCGATGTTGGCCGCATTGAACAGAGAGGTTTCAATTGTACAGTACACGCCGAAAGAAGTTAAACTATCGGTTTGCGGGAGCGGTAATGCAGCGAAGGAGCAGGTGTGGTTTATGGTGCGGTCTATTCTCGACATAAAAGAAGCCGGCCCCTCCGGTGCGTCGGCATTTGACGCAACAGACGCGCTGGCCGTGGCGATATGCCACGCGCACAGACGCAACAAACCCGGTGCATCACAGCACAAGGATTGGGCTAGTTTTATCAGGGATAATCCGGACAGGCTTGCCGGCTGA
- a CDS encoding YebC/PmpR family DNA-binding transcriptional regulator yields MAGHNKWSKIKRQKAATDAKKSKAWARITRDIMVAAKDGGGDIGMNAKLALAVEKAKSENMPKDNIERAIKRGTGEIAGADYEEVNYEGYGPNGVAIFVETLTDNTNRTVADVRHLFSKHGGSLGQSGSVGYLFDRKGLIEIPEATHDEMALFELVADAGADDLTHDDGTFVVTMPVENFGAVQAALQGASIEIEEANLTRIATTTVTLDPDAAKRIVKLLDLLEELSDVQAVYSTLHFDEATIAALS; encoded by the coding sequence ATGGCAGGCCACAATAAATGGTCAAAAATCAAGCGGCAAAAAGCCGCGACCGACGCAAAGAAGTCTAAAGCATGGGCACGGATTACCCGTGACATTATGGTTGCTGCCAAAGATGGCGGTGGCGATATAGGGATGAACGCAAAACTCGCACTCGCGGTTGAGAAAGCGAAAAGCGAGAACATGCCCAAGGATAATATTGAGCGTGCCATCAAACGTGGGACGGGCGAAATTGCCGGCGCAGACTATGAGGAAGTCAACTACGAAGGATACGGCCCCAATGGCGTTGCCATCTTTGTAGAAACGTTGACTGACAACACCAACCGCACCGTGGCAGACGTACGTCACCTGTTTAGCAAACATGGCGGTAGCCTTGGGCAGTCTGGTTCAGTAGGATACCTGTTCGACCGGAAAGGCTTGATCGAAATTCCTGAGGCAACACACGACGAAATGGCGCTTTTTGAGTTGGTTGCAGATGCCGGCGCTGATGACCTTACCCATGATGACGGTACGTTTGTGGTCACAATGCCAGTAGAGAACTTCGGCGCTGTCCAGGCTGCGCTACAAGGGGCATCTATAGAAATAGAAGAGGCAAACCTGACCCGCATTGCAACGACAACTGTGACTCTCGACCCGGATGCCGCAAAGCGCATTGTAAAACTACTCGACCTGCTCGAAGAACTGTCAGACGTACAGGCGGTGTACTCCACGCTTCACTTTGACGAAGCAACCATTGCTGCGCTTTCTTGA